In Geminocystis sp. NIES-3709, a single genomic region encodes these proteins:
- the thiS gene encoding sulfur carrier protein ThiS, whose protein sequence is MTQNFINITVNGEVTKCAANIFLPNLLKSLDFNPRLIALEYNGEILHRQYWDSTIIHQGDRLEVVTIVGGG, encoded by the coding sequence ATGACTCAAAACTTTATAAATATTACTGTTAATGGTGAAGTAACAAAATGTGCTGCTAATATTTTTTTACCGAATTTATTAAAATCTTTGGATTTTAACCCTCGTTTAATTGCCTTAGAATACAATGGAGAAATACTCCATCGTCAATATTGGGATTCTACTATTATTCATCAAGGCGATCGATTAGAAGTTGTTACCATCGTAGGCGGAGGATAA